In one Brevibacterium sp. CBA3109 genomic region, the following are encoded:
- a CDS encoding polyribonucleotide nucleotidyltransferase, translated as MGLNPESAVAHIDNGSYGSHTIRFETGRLAQQAAGSAVAYLDDETMLFSATSAGKHPREGFDFFPLTVDVEERMYAAGRIPGSFFRREGRPSTDAVLTCRLIDRPLRPSFVKGLRNEVQVVVTVMSIHPDHIYDALAINAASMSTQLSGLPFSGPIGAVRIALIDDQWVAFPNHSQLDDAVFNMVVAGRVVGDDVAIMMVEAEATDNAMDRIKTGATAPTEEVVAEGLEAAKPFISELCRAQQELADSAAKPTVEFPVFRDYQDDVYEAVRELAEAKQTENFQIADKQEREAAGEVLLSELFDKLGERFAGREKEIAGALNALTKQVVRKRILTEQIRIDGRGLKDIRPLTAETNVIPRAHGSAIFERGETQILGVTTLNMLKLEQHIDSLSPVTTKRYMHHYNFPPYSVGETGRVGSPKRREIGHGALAERALVPVLPKREDFPYAIREVSEALGSNGSTSMGSVCASTLAMLSAGVPLQAPVAGIAMGLVSDVISTDTGDQTAYAALTDILGAEDAFGDMDFKVAGTRDFITAIQLDTKLDGLPASVLGAALKQAYEARMVILDVIAEAIDAPAEMAPTAPRIISVNIPVDKIGEVIGPKGKMINQMQEDTGADISIEDDGTVLIGATDGQSAEAARSMINAIANPQVPEVGERYLGTVVKTMSFGAFVSLTPGKDGLLHISELRKLNDGKRVEDVEDVVGVGQKVQVEITKIDDRGKLSLSPVGDDDEEAEEESDN; from the coding sequence GTGGGACTCAACCCTGAATCCGCCGTAGCGCACATTGACAATGGCAGCTACGGTTCACACACCATCCGCTTCGAAACAGGACGGCTCGCACAGCAGGCCGCCGGTTCGGCCGTCGCCTACCTCGACGACGAAACCATGCTCTTCTCGGCCACCTCGGCCGGCAAGCACCCCCGTGAGGGCTTCGACTTCTTCCCTCTGACCGTCGACGTCGAAGAACGCATGTACGCCGCGGGTCGCATCCCCGGTTCGTTCTTCCGCCGTGAGGGACGTCCCTCGACCGACGCGGTCCTCACCTGCCGACTCATCGACCGCCCGCTGCGCCCCTCCTTCGTGAAGGGACTGCGCAACGAGGTCCAGGTAGTCGTCACTGTGATGTCGATCCACCCTGACCACATCTACGACGCCCTGGCCATCAACGCGGCCTCGATGTCGACCCAGCTCTCCGGGCTGCCCTTCTCCGGTCCCATCGGTGCCGTGCGCATCGCACTCATCGACGATCAGTGGGTCGCCTTCCCGAACCACTCCCAGCTCGACGACGCCGTCTTCAATATGGTCGTTGCCGGCCGTGTCGTCGGTGACGACGTTGCGATCATGATGGTCGAGGCAGAAGCCACGGACAACGCCATGGACCGGATCAAGACCGGTGCCACTGCGCCGACCGAAGAGGTCGTGGCCGAAGGACTCGAAGCCGCCAAACCCTTCATCAGCGAACTCTGCCGTGCGCAGCAGGAGTTGGCCGACAGCGCTGCCAAGCCCACCGTCGAATTCCCAGTCTTCCGCGACTACCAGGACGACGTCTACGAGGCTGTGCGCGAGCTCGCCGAAGCCAAGCAGACTGAGAACTTCCAGATCGCTGACAAGCAGGAACGTGAAGCAGCAGGAGAAGTTCTGCTGTCTGAACTCTTCGATAAGCTCGGTGAGCGCTTCGCGGGTCGCGAGAAGGAAATCGCCGGTGCCCTCAACGCCCTGACCAAGCAGGTCGTGCGCAAGCGCATCCTCACCGAGCAGATCCGCATCGACGGTCGCGGACTCAAGGACATCCGTCCGCTGACTGCAGAGACCAACGTGATCCCACGGGCTCACGGCTCAGCCATCTTCGAGCGCGGAGAGACCCAGATCCTCGGTGTCACCACGCTGAACATGCTCAAGCTCGAACAGCACATCGACTCGCTGTCACCTGTGACTACGAAGCGCTACATGCACCACTACAACTTCCCGCCCTACTCGGTCGGAGAGACCGGCCGTGTGGGCAGCCCGAAGCGTCGCGAGATCGGACACGGTGCACTGGCTGAACGTGCGCTCGTGCCGGTTCTGCCCAAGCGCGAGGACTTCCCCTACGCCATCCGTGAGGTCTCAGAGGCACTCGGGTCCAACGGCTCGACCTCAATGGGCTCGGTCTGCGCCTCGACTCTGGCCATGCTCTCGGCCGGTGTGCCGCTGCAGGCTCCTGTCGCAGGCATCGCCATGGGCCTCGTCTCCGACGTCATCTCCACCGACACCGGTGACCAGACCGCATACGCGGCACTGACCGACATCCTCGGTGCCGAAGACGCCTTCGGCGACATGGACTTCAAGGTCGCCGGTACGCGCGACTTCATCACCGCGATCCAGCTCGACACCAAGCTCGACGGCCTTCCCGCCTCGGTCCTCGGTGCCGCGCTCAAGCAGGCTTATGAAGCACGCATGGTCATCCTCGATGTCATCGCCGAGGCCATCGACGCTCCGGCAGAGATGGCTCCGACTGCTCCACGCATCATCTCGGTGAACATCCCCGTCGACAAGATCGGCGAGGTCATCGGACCCAAGGGCAAGATGATCAACCAGATGCAGGAAGACACCGGCGCTGATATCAGCATCGAAGATGACGGAACCGTTCTCATCGGTGCCACCGACGGACAGTCCGCTGAGGCCGCCCGCTCGATGATCAACGCCATTGCCAACCCGCAGGTGCCCGAGGTCGGCGAACGCTACCTCGGAACGGTCGTGAAGACGATGAGCTTCGGCGCATTCGTCTCCCTGACACCGGGCAAGGACGGTCTGCTGCACATCTCTGAGCTGCGCAAGCTCAACGATGGCAAGCGCGTCGAGGACGTCGAAGACGTCGTCGGAGTCGGCCAGAAGGTCCAGGTCGAGATCACGAAGATCGACGACCGCGGCAAGCTGTCGCTCTCGCCTGTCGGCGACGATGACGAAGAAGCAGAAGAGGAATCAGACAACTGA
- a CDS encoding TetR/AcrR family transcriptional regulator — translation MPRKSASVRREEILAATVEEIESTGLRTLRVADVAARLGLSPSLVIYHFVTKEALVAAAFAHAGENDLYRARRLAAARKPARERLRDVVRWYMPAGSTRSWKIWIDGWSAGLFDADVKSTFAALDREWKTILAGLIVDGLESREFLCRNADEARGDDADEVRGDGPEGVRSDDVEDEAGAAVARAAEDCATRILAYLDGLAVQLIFNPDSVSTTTLSHWVETFVARELE, via the coding sequence ATGCCCAGGAAGAGCGCATCGGTCCGTCGGGAAGAGATCCTGGCCGCGACCGTGGAGGAGATCGAGAGCACCGGCCTGCGCACCCTGCGAGTCGCCGATGTCGCCGCCCGGCTGGGGCTGAGTCCGAGCCTGGTCATCTACCACTTCGTGACGAAGGAGGCGCTCGTCGCCGCAGCCTTTGCACATGCCGGGGAGAACGACCTCTATCGCGCGCGTCGACTGGCAGCGGCGCGGAAGCCGGCGCGGGAGAGGTTGAGAGATGTCGTCCGGTGGTACATGCCGGCCGGGTCGACGAGAAGCTGGAAGATCTGGATCGACGGCTGGTCGGCCGGTCTCTTCGACGCGGATGTGAAGTCGACGTTCGCGGCCCTTGATCGAGAATGGAAGACGATTCTGGCGGGCCTCATCGTCGACGGGCTCGAGTCGCGGGAGTTCCTCTGCCGCAACGCGGACGAGGCTCGAGGCGACGACGCGGACGAGGTTCGAGGCGACGGCCCGGAAGGGGTTCGGTCCGATGACGTGGAGGATGAGGCCGGCGCCGCAGTCGCCAGGGCGGCCGAGGACTGTGCGACGAGGATCCTCGCCTACCTGGATGGGTTGGCGGTCCAACTCATCTTCAACCCCGATTCCGTGTCCACGACGACTCTGTCCCACTGGGTCGAGACGTTCGTCGCACGTGAACTGGAATGA
- the rpsO gene encoding 30S ribosomal protein S15, with amino-acid sequence MALSTAEKQEVIKEYATHEGDTGSPEVQVALLTRRITELTEHFKDHKHDHHSRRGLLLLVGQRRRMLKYLQRVEIERYRSLIKRLGLRR; translated from the coding sequence ATGGCTCTCAGTACTGCTGAAAAGCAAGAAGTCATCAAGGAATATGCAACTCACGAGGGCGACACCGGTTCTCCCGAGGTTCAGGTTGCGCTGCTGACTCGCCGGATCACCGAGCTCACCGAGCACTTCAAGGATCACAAGCACGACCATCACTCGCGTCGTGGCCTGCTGCTCCTCGTCGGTCAGCGTCGCCGGATGCTCAAGTACTTGCAGCGCGTCGAGATCGAGCGCTACCGTTCGCTCATCAAGCGCCTGGGCCTGCGTCGCTGA
- a CDS encoding thiamine pyrophosphate-binding protein gives MTEETSQITGGAHLARALSAEGITRVFGIPGTHNLEIFAQLAAHGIEIVSPRHEQGAGFMADGAARVTGEVQVVVTTTGPAVLNALTALLQSFTDSVPVLLVSPGMPLTHPGRGNGLLHEVRNQSQALAAVLGDSHRVTSPGEVSLAVGQALSTMRSSRTRPAFIEIPLDLIETSGPGWLHPAVTRPLAAPEADAITSAAEALAGSQRPLLIVGAGARDAGTEVEELSDVLGAGIVLSSNAKGAIDDEFANSLGAIGVLEQLPDLLTAADAVVAIGTELAPSDFWPEPLPLPDTVVRIDIDEVQMLRNARVTHPIPAQAKASTIALAQELRKIRPSQQTESATAWLRGWQKTITAAAADDGAPWAQLSAALNDFTVSGAAPVIVAADSTMCCYYGVQTGWKARRGDHFLYPAGAGTLGYGLPAGIGAKLAVPAARVVAIEGDGGAMFTIAELAAAVQAQVSMSLIIVDNGGYGEIRNEMADRGDTPAGVALLGPDFPALATSLGALGLHVDTQDQLLSALKEAEDCAGPTLIHLTENSRAAADMLGSSRPSQLPEHTAPIDQKDLT, from the coding sequence ATGACAGAAGAGACGTCACAGATCACCGGTGGTGCACACCTGGCTCGTGCGCTGAGCGCTGAGGGCATCACGCGGGTCTTCGGGATCCCCGGGACACACAACCTCGAGATCTTCGCGCAGCTGGCGGCCCACGGCATCGAGATCGTCTCGCCGCGGCACGAACAGGGAGCCGGATTCATGGCTGATGGCGCAGCCCGCGTCACCGGCGAGGTCCAGGTCGTCGTCACGACCACCGGACCGGCGGTGCTCAACGCCCTCACCGCGCTGCTGCAGTCATTCACCGACTCGGTTCCGGTTCTGCTCGTCAGTCCCGGAATGCCGCTGACCCACCCCGGTCGCGGCAACGGTCTCCTCCACGAGGTGCGCAACCAGAGTCAGGCTCTTGCAGCAGTCCTGGGCGACAGCCACCGAGTGACAAGCCCGGGTGAGGTCTCCTTGGCGGTCGGACAGGCGCTGTCGACGATGCGATCGAGTCGCACGCGGCCGGCATTCATCGAGATCCCACTCGACCTCATCGAGACCTCCGGGCCCGGGTGGCTCCATCCGGCGGTGACCCGGCCGCTTGCGGCACCCGAGGCGGATGCGATCACCTCCGCCGCCGAGGCGCTGGCGGGATCTCAGCGTCCGCTCCTCATCGTCGGGGCAGGGGCCCGTGACGCCGGGACCGAGGTCGAAGAGCTCTCCGACGTGCTCGGAGCCGGCATCGTTCTGTCCTCGAACGCCAAGGGAGCAATCGACGACGAGTTCGCGAACAGCCTCGGCGCCATCGGGGTCCTGGAGCAGCTGCCTGATCTGCTCACCGCGGCCGATGCCGTCGTGGCGATCGGCACAGAGCTGGCGCCAAGCGACTTCTGGCCCGAGCCGCTGCCGCTGCCGGACACCGTGGTCCGCATCGACATCGATGAGGTGCAGATGCTGCGCAATGCCCGTGTCACTCATCCGATCCCGGCACAGGCCAAGGCGTCGACGATCGCGCTGGCGCAGGAGCTGCGAAAGATCAGGCCCTCGCAGCAAACCGAATCGGCAACCGCATGGCTGCGCGGCTGGCAGAAGACGATCACCGCGGCAGCCGCGGATGACGGGGCACCGTGGGCGCAGCTCAGCGCCGCGCTCAACGACTTCACCGTCTCGGGCGCTGCCCCCGTCATCGTGGCCGCGGACTCGACGATGTGCTGCTACTACGGTGTGCAGACCGGGTGGAAGGCTCGCCGCGGCGACCACTTCCTCTATCCGGCCGGCGCCGGGACGCTGGGCTATGGCCTGCCGGCAGGGATCGGCGCGAAGCTCGCTGTGCCTGCGGCGCGGGTCGTGGCGATCGAAGGCGACGGCGGTGCGATGTTCACGATCGCCGAACTCGCCGCCGCGGTGCAGGCACAGGTGTCGATGTCGCTCATCATCGTCGACAACGGCGGCTATGGGGAGATCAGAAACGAAATGGCCGACCGCGGCGACACCCCGGCCGGCGTGGCACTGCTGGGACCGGATTTCCCCGCGTTGGCGACATCGCTGGGCGCACTCGGCCTCCACGTCGACACGCAGGACCAACTGCTGAGCGCGCTGAAAGAGGCCGAGGACTGCGCCGGCCCGACCCTCATCCATCTCACCGAGAACTCCCGTGCAGCTGCGGACATGCTGGGCTCCTCCCGGCCATCTCAGCTGCCCGAACACACCGCTCCGATCGATCAGAAGGACTTGACATGA
- a CDS encoding acyl-CoA dehydrogenase family protein: MSYTPWPLSDEQNDIIELCRSFAKDRIRPAGRGVDEADTESPVELFREAARVGITDFMIPEEYGGGGFTDVFTQCLVQEQLCFGDPGIGNFVCSNGFFADPIMALGTAEQKETWLRPLTGTSPQFTALATTEPGSGSDSASIITRADKVDGGYRLNGQKAWISNAGLADSYVVFAKTDTSQRSRGVSAFLIPRETEGMEFGAPMKKMGQRAIVCREVFFSDAFVPAHNLLGEEGQGFYGLMRTFDISRVVLGAAALGTARAAYEYARDYARERTQFGKPIIDHQAVAFRLADMSARIDAAWLQVLNAARMIDAGEAVPREKVTASAAMAKLNASETAMFCTWAGVQTLGGWGYSREHPVEQWMRDAKLEEIEEGTSDIMRLLISRNLS; encoded by the coding sequence ATGAGCTACACGCCCTGGCCGCTGTCCGATGAACAGAACGACATCATCGAGCTGTGTCGATCGTTTGCGAAGGACCGGATCCGTCCCGCCGGTCGCGGCGTCGACGAAGCGGACACCGAATCGCCTGTCGAACTGTTCCGCGAAGCCGCACGCGTGGGCATCACGGACTTCATGATCCCCGAGGAATATGGGGGAGGCGGCTTCACCGACGTCTTCACCCAATGCCTCGTCCAGGAGCAGCTGTGCTTCGGCGACCCCGGCATCGGCAACTTCGTGTGCTCGAACGGCTTCTTCGCCGACCCGATCATGGCCCTGGGCACCGCAGAACAGAAGGAGACCTGGCTGCGCCCGCTGACCGGAACCTCCCCGCAATTCACTGCTTTGGCGACGACGGAGCCCGGGTCCGGGTCCGACTCCGCCTCCATCATCACCCGGGCCGACAAGGTCGACGGGGGATACCGTCTCAACGGGCAGAAGGCCTGGATCTCCAATGCTGGACTGGCCGACTCCTACGTCGTCTTCGCCAAGACAGATACCTCGCAGCGATCGCGCGGTGTCAGCGCCTTCCTCATCCCGCGCGAGACCGAAGGGATGGAATTCGGGGCGCCGATGAAGAAGATGGGACAGCGGGCGATCGTGTGCAGGGAGGTCTTCTTCTCCGATGCATTCGTTCCCGCCCATAACCTCCTCGGTGAGGAGGGACAGGGCTTCTACGGCCTCATGCGCACCTTCGACATCTCTCGTGTGGTCCTCGGTGCCGCGGCCCTGGGTACAGCCAGAGCCGCCTACGAATACGCCCGTGACTATGCACGGGAGCGGACCCAGTTCGGCAAGCCGATCATCGACCACCAGGCCGTGGCATTCCGGCTCGCCGACATGTCCGCACGCATCGACGCGGCCTGGCTCCAGGTTCTCAATGCGGCCCGGATGATCGACGCGGGTGAGGCTGTGCCGCGGGAGAAGGTCACCGCCTCGGCGGCGATGGCGAAGCTGAATGCCTCGGAGACTGCGATGTTCTGCACCTGGGCGGGAGTCCAGACCCTGGGCGGATGGGGCTATTCGCGTGAGCACCCGGTCGAGCAGTGGATGCGCGATGCGAAGCTTGAGGAGATCGAGGAAGGCACCTCCGACATCATGCGTCTGCTCATCTCGCGCAATCTCTCATGA
- a CDS encoding pitrilysin family protein, protein MTTEHMPGLASETIGIWVAAGSRDESRETAGSTHFLEHMLFKGTPTKDAKTIAAAFDRTGGDSNAITAKELTCYYSRCLVTDLSDITALLVDMVSNSNLDAEEFERERGVIIEELAMSADDPGDVLFDDFDELIFGDHPLARPVGATKNQIRVLGHHTLLEHHSTTYVPPRLVIAAAGGATHDEVLGMVEDALAQAGVGSEVGSHPWDISSATAGAGHGRGAREVPTFQSGRSHTVKDTEQLGILLGCEGLEEGHPDRFVYSVLLTMLGGGMSSRLFQSVREDRGLAYAVNCVASQFTDFGTFGIYAGCTPENGQAVVDLALAEWDRLATETPTRSELDAIVSQLSGSMVLGLESSAARMNRLARSEIFGISLESPLDLIERVRSVTAEQVSTMAGDLMSRPKSLSLVGPQADVALP, encoded by the coding sequence GTGACCACTGAACACATGCCCGGACTGGCGTCGGAGACCATCGGCATCTGGGTCGCGGCAGGTTCGCGCGACGAATCGAGAGAGACCGCCGGATCGACCCATTTCCTCGAGCACATGCTCTTCAAGGGAACGCCCACGAAGGATGCGAAGACGATCGCAGCGGCCTTCGACCGGACAGGAGGAGACTCCAACGCCATCACGGCCAAGGAACTCACCTGCTACTACTCTCGCTGCTTGGTCACGGACCTGTCGGACATCACCGCTCTGCTCGTCGACATGGTCTCGAACTCGAACCTGGACGCCGAGGAGTTCGAGCGCGAACGCGGAGTCATCATCGAAGAGTTGGCGATGTCCGCCGACGATCCCGGTGATGTCCTGTTCGACGACTTCGACGAGCTCATCTTCGGTGATCATCCGTTGGCGCGTCCTGTCGGCGCGACGAAGAACCAGATCCGCGTGCTGGGACATCACACACTCCTCGAACACCATTCGACGACCTATGTCCCCCCGCGTCTGGTCATCGCCGCAGCCGGCGGTGCCACCCACGACGAGGTCCTGGGCATGGTGGAAGACGCATTGGCTCAGGCCGGCGTCGGCTCCGAGGTCGGTTCTCACCCTTGGGACATCAGTTCCGCGACTGCAGGCGCTGGGCATGGCCGCGGCGCACGCGAGGTGCCGACGTTCCAATCGGGTCGCTCACACACGGTCAAAGACACTGAACAGCTGGGAATCCTGCTCGGCTGCGAAGGCCTTGAAGAGGGGCATCCGGATCGCTTCGTCTATTCGGTGCTGCTGACGATGCTCGGTGGAGGCATGTCCTCACGACTCTTCCAGAGTGTGCGTGAAGACCGCGGTCTGGCCTACGCCGTCAATTGTGTGGCAAGCCAGTTCACCGACTTCGGCACGTTCGGCATCTACGCCGGATGCACACCGGAGAACGGGCAAGCCGTCGTCGACCTGGCACTGGCTGAATGGGATCGTTTGGCAACTGAGACACCAACGCGCTCGGAGCTGGACGCGATCGTCTCCCAGCTCTCGGGGTCGATGGTTCTCGGGCTCGAATCCTCGGCCGCGCGCATGAATCGCCTGGCCAGATCCGAGATCTTCGGCATCTCCCTCGAATCTCCTCTCGACCTCATCGAACGCGTCCGGTCGGTCACCGCCGAGCAGGTATCGACGATGGCAGGAGACCTCATGAGTCGCCCGAAGTCGCTGTCCCTCGTGGGCCCGCAGGCCGACGTCGCACTGCCCTGA
- a CDS encoding Glu/Leu/Phe/Val dehydrogenase dimerization domain-containing protein, with protein sequence MFMDITWQDPVTRTHGFVVIDTLVRGTASGGLRMRQGCTLDEVRGLAQGMTRKEAIHLRPGRRYVPVGGAKGGIDFDPRAPGATDVLERFLVAMNPIMRAYWALGEDLGVRQNDIDDILAKRGLGSGLAAVQKLLTDPTAAEARAEMAFSTIVDGLAQDELVGGLGVATSAIAALEADGREPATAAAVIQGFGSMGGASARFLAEAGVRIVGIADADGFVSNPAGLDVEALLATRDPFGGIDRGALRPEDLDSDRGDWLAADCDVLVPAAVSYAITSENCGQINAKYIVEAANMPVLPEAEAELAARGVIVVPDFLANSATNAWWWWVTFGDIDGSWESSRDIISETLGTLTTEVLATAKAENISPRAAAQAKVDDNLVVLSSNDPAR encoded by the coding sequence ATGTTCATGGACATCACCTGGCAGGACCCGGTCACCAGAACACACGGGTTCGTCGTCATCGACACGCTGGTGAGGGGAACGGCCTCGGGCGGACTGCGAATGCGTCAGGGGTGCACACTCGACGAGGTTCGGGGTCTGGCTCAGGGGATGACGCGCAAGGAAGCGATTCATCTGCGACCGGGCCGGCGCTACGTTCCCGTCGGCGGTGCGAAGGGCGGCATCGACTTCGACCCACGCGCCCCCGGGGCCACAGACGTCCTCGAACGGTTCCTCGTCGCCATGAACCCGATCATGCGTGCCTATTGGGCCCTCGGTGAGGACCTGGGCGTGCGCCAGAACGATATCGACGACATCCTTGCCAAACGTGGACTCGGGAGCGGACTGGCAGCCGTTCAGAAGCTGCTGACGGACCCGACGGCGGCCGAAGCGCGGGCTGAGATGGCCTTCTCCACGATCGTTGATGGTCTGGCTCAAGACGAACTCGTCGGTGGACTCGGGGTGGCCACCTCGGCGATCGCAGCGCTCGAAGCCGACGGGCGCGAACCGGCAACCGCGGCCGCAGTGATCCAAGGATTCGGATCGATGGGCGGGGCGAGCGCCCGATTCCTCGCCGAGGCGGGGGTGCGCATCGTCGGCATCGCCGATGCCGACGGGTTCGTGTCCAACCCGGCGGGCCTCGACGTTGAGGCCCTGCTGGCGACGCGGGATCCCTTCGGCGGCATCGACCGGGGCGCACTGCGTCCCGAAGATCTGGACAGTGATCGCGGAGACTGGCTGGCCGCTGACTGCGATGTTCTGGTTCCCGCCGCCGTCAGCTATGCGATCACGAGCGAGAACTGTGGGCAGATCAACGCCAAGTACATCGTCGAGGCCGCGAACATGCCGGTGCTGCCCGAAGCCGAAGCCGAACTCGCAGCGCGTGGGGTCATCGTCGTTCCCGACTTCCTCGCCAACTCGGCCACCAATGCGTGGTGGTGGTGGGTGACCTTCGGCGACATCGACGGCAGCTGGGAGTCCAGCCGCGACATCATCTCGGAGACGCTTGGCACCCTCACAACTGAGGTGCTGGCGACGGCGAAGGCCGAGAACATCAGTCCCCGTGCAGCAGCGCAGGCCAAAGTTGACGACAACCTCGTCGTCCTGTCCTCGAACGACCCCGCAAGGTAG
- a CDS encoding acetate--CoA ligase family protein, translating to MKQFFDPASVAILGASNDPSKWGFWLSAGALKGADRRRVHLINSRVASIQAQPTYPTLSDLPETPELLVISIPGAAVPAVVDEALTAGVRAFLIISARVPHAADLAQRIVSAGARLIGPSSLGLVDSSNDLLLAWGNFTPGSLAVVTQSGQLGTEIATLSARSGLGISRFASIGGQSDVRAAEILRTLVDDPDTTQVVLYLESFTGGAALVAAMQALRAAGKPTMILTTGQSNAGARLAKSHTGSLTSAIDTVDAACRAAGAIRLSTPGEAVELAGFFATSWLPAARRIAIISDSGGQGAIAADRAVSHGLGVEVLEATTRQQVKQHLPEAAHIDNPIDLDGAGEADLGVYSRLVDALLGDDTIDAVVLSGYFGCYGEDIPDLLEAELAEVQQLGRTVHTHRKPLVVHSMSADSSAVAALWENSIPAYASIESAMRVIAGAGFYASHSGRITEALEQSGPVTPWGTGYGAARDTIMAAGVPVPRATIFSRGTGLAEAMADSPLTPPFVLKAGWPAHKTEVGAIALGLGDTAALETAYAEMASRLGDGEYIVEEMDTRGEVVEILVGGRQDENFGPIVMVGAGGTETELYGDTWLELAPVSHAEALDMVSRLTCYRLLTGWRGRPAADLDGLAEVIVSVSRLIAANNEIQEIEINPVRVTPEGALAVDALVVTNRDEDDSDEDDSDEDDSNGNSNGNGDKESP from the coding sequence GTGAAGCAATTCTTCGATCCCGCCAGCGTCGCTATCCTCGGGGCCTCGAACGACCCGTCCAAATGGGGGTTCTGGCTCTCCGCCGGTGCCCTGAAGGGGGCAGACAGGCGCCGGGTCCATCTCATCAACTCCCGCGTCGCCTCGATTCAGGCACAGCCGACCTATCCGACGCTCAGCGACCTGCCGGAGACTCCGGAGCTCCTGGTCATCTCGATTCCGGGAGCCGCGGTCCCGGCCGTCGTCGACGAAGCGCTGACGGCCGGAGTCAGGGCGTTCCTCATCATCTCCGCGCGGGTGCCCCACGCAGCAGACTTAGCGCAGCGAATCGTCTCCGCCGGAGCTCGCCTGATCGGCCCCTCGTCACTGGGGCTGGTGGATTCGAGCAACGACCTGCTTCTGGCCTGGGGCAACTTCACCCCGGGGTCACTGGCCGTCGTGACACAGAGCGGCCAACTGGGCACGGAGATCGCCACACTCTCGGCACGCAGCGGTCTCGGGATCTCACGATTCGCCTCGATCGGAGGTCAATCGGACGTGCGAGCCGCAGAGATCCTGAGGACCCTCGTCGATGATCCCGACACCACGCAGGTCGTGCTCTACCTCGAATCCTTCACCGGCGGTGCGGCACTCGTCGCGGCCATGCAGGCCCTTCGTGCGGCGGGCAAACCCACGATGATCCTCACCACGGGCCAGTCGAACGCGGGTGCCAGGCTTGCGAAATCGCATACGGGATCGCTCACCTCGGCGATCGACACCGTCGACGCTGCCTGTCGCGCAGCCGGTGCGATTCGCCTGTCCACCCCTGGCGAAGCGGTCGAACTCGCTGGCTTCTTCGCCACTTCCTGGCTGCCTGCGGCCAGACGGATCGCGATTATCTCCGACTCCGGTGGGCAGGGCGCCATCGCTGCCGACAGGGCCGTCAGTCACGGCCTGGGCGTGGAGGTCCTCGAGGCCACGACTCGTCAGCAGGTGAAGCAGCACCTTCCGGAAGCCGCGCACATCGACAATCCCATCGACCTCGATGGGGCGGGGGAGGCGGACCTGGGAGTCTATTCCCGTCTCGTCGACGCGCTCCTGGGCGATGACACGATCGACGCCGTGGTCCTCAGCGGATACTTCGGCTGCTACGGCGAGGATATTCCCGATCTGCTCGAGGCGGAGCTGGCCGAGGTCCAACAGTTGGGCCGGACAGTCCACACCCACCGCAAACCCCTCGTCGTCCACTCGATGAGTGCCGATTCTTCGGCGGTCGCGGCGCTGTGGGAGAACTCGATTCCCGCATACGCCTCAATCGAATCGGCCATGCGGGTCATCGCCGGGGCAGGTTTCTACGCCTCCCACTCGGGGCGCATCACCGAGGCTCTGGAACAGTCGGGACCGGTCACTCCCTGGGGGACTGGCTACGGGGCTGCCCGGGACACGATTATGGCCGCAGGGGTGCCGGTGCCGCGGGCAACGATCTTCAGCCGCGGCACCGGGCTCGCCGAGGCGATGGCGGACTCACCTCTGACACCACCGTTCGTGCTCAAGGCCGGCTGGCCCGCGCACAAGACCGAAGTCGGAGCTATCGCCTTGGGGCTGGGCGACACCGCCGCACTCGAGACCGCCTATGCGGAGATGGCCAGCCGCCTCGGCGATGGCGAATACATCGTCGAGGAGATGGACACTCGCGGTGAGGTAGTCGAAATCCTCGTCGGCGGCAGACAGGACGAGAACTTCGGCCCCATCGTGATGGTGGGAGCAGGAGGAACCGAGACCGAACTCTACGGCGACACCTGGCTCGAGCTGGCACCGGTCTCGCACGCTGAAGCACTCGACATGGTCTCAAGGCTCACGTGTTACCGGCTGCTCACCGGGTGGCGGGGCAGGCCCGCCGCGGATCTGGACGGATTGGCCGAGGTCATCGTCTCCGTGTCCCGCCTGATCGCGGCCAACAATGAGATCCAGGAGATCGAGATCAACCCGGTGCGCGTGACGCCCGAAGGAGCACTTGCGGTGGACGCCCTCGTCGTCACGAACCGCGACGAGGATGATAGCGACGAGGATGACAGCGACGAGGACGACAGCAACGGCAACAGCAACGGCAACGGCGACAAGGAGTCACCATGA